The Desulfallas thermosapovorans DSM 6562 region CCATACCTATCAGTTGTTGCGCCGGGAGATATCACCGCGCAGTGATTTATTCGGGGTTGGGGTGGTGGCCGTCGATATGTTCACAAGCTGGGTGGTGGATGAAATGTTATTTGAAAAAAGGTGGGATGAAGTGCTTCCTTTATCCGAGCCCTTTAAAAAGTTCATTAAGAAACTGCTTAGCCGGGAAGGTTTTACCACCAGTGCAGAAGCCCTGGAATATTTAAGTGCAATAAAAAAGAGTTAAGGAAGCAAGGGAACCGTTCCTGTGCTTCCTTACTTTTCCGACTTGGTAATCTCAATAAATACCTCAACCAGTTTTGGATCAAACATAGTTCCGGAACAACGCTTGATTTCCTCAACGGCTTCGCCCGGAGTCATATTCTTTCTATAAACACGGTGAGATGTCATGGCATCATAACTATCGGCAATTCTGATGATCCTTGCTGCTAATGGAATGGCTTGTCCTTTGATTCCGTCGGGGTAGCCCGAACCGTCATAGTTTTCATGGTGATGCAGAATTATAGCGGAAATCGGCACCAATTGGGTGACGGGTTTAACAATGTCACTGCCCCAGCGCGGGTGTTGCTTGAGAATATTCCATTCAATGTCATTAAGGGCCTCTGGTTTATTTAAAATATCCCTGTCTATTTCAATCTTGCCTATGTCATGTAAAGAAGCAGCATATTTCAGTAGTTTCATTTCATTTTCCGGAAGGTTCAACCTTTGACCTATTTTAATGGATAAATCGGTGACCCTTTCCGAATGTCCGAAAGTGTAGCGGTCTTTTGCATTGATTACTGATATCAGTGTGCGTATCGAATTGAAAAGCTCTCTTTCATTTTCATTTATATCAAGATCTTCAAATACCGAGAAATAAAGTTCAACTTTATTTTTATGAAAACTCTTGGCCTTATAAAGTGCATAATCGGCGTGTTTTATTAATTCTTTGCGGGTAATACCATGGGCAGGGCTTGTGGCTATACCACAGGATATTGTTATTTTTCCTCCGGGTTGATATTCCTCTCCGTAAAATCCTTTGGATTCAACCAACTTGGTTATATTTTCGGCCACCCGTACCGCGTCATTACCATCGCATCCCGGAAGTAAAACGATGAATTCATCACCGCCGTATCTTGCTGCAAAACCTTCTTTTATATTTTCTTTTAATAAACCGCCGATAATCATTAAAACATGATCTCCCTCAAGATGGCCAAAACTGTCATTGTAGTTTTTAAAGTAATCGATATCGATAATTATTAATGATAAGGGGTTCTCCCGGGACACAGTCTTAAAATATTCTTTTAATTTGTCCTGAAAATAACGATGGTTATATAACCCGGTTAGCATATCAGTGTTTGCGATTTCGTTCAGGTGTGCCCTATGTTTTGTTTCCAAGTCTGCTAGTCCACCGATAAACCATCCAACAATAAACATTAAACTGATATATATTAAGATAGACTCCAGAGCCGTTGAGATGCTTATCGCTCCAGGCTCAAAGGTTATTTGGTAAGCTATTAGAACTAAGCTGCATAATGAGGCCATTAAAATACCCGGTATTTTACCCAAAACCGAGGCGGTAATTAAAATGGGTAACAGTAGTATTGCTTCAGAGTAAGAAAAAGTCTTATGGGAGATAAACAATGTTGATATTGCCAGAACAAGCGGTAAAGCAAAATAAATAATGTCTACATATGATAAAGGAGTTGAAAAGCCCGGTAATAAACGAACCCTGGTAATATATAAAACGACAATGATAAGTCCAATCAAACAAAACAATAAAAAGAATACAATGTTGGCAAAGGGATAGAAATAATTTCTCGGAAATATAGTAAAATCACTTAAAATAAAAGCAATGACAAATATGAGAAGACAAAGAATATGGGTAATCGTAATATATTCATATAGCTTTCTTTGCCTTTCTTCCTCCGTAATCAAAATAAACCCACCTCATTGGAAAAAGGTGGTATAAAACCACCTTTACCTGTGCTATTTTCTTAATGCTTTGGGTACTTCGGGCTGGTAATGCCAGGCAATGCAAGTAGGAGTTGCTATAATGGTTGTTATAAACAGCATTGCAGTTACGGAAAAATAACATAATTTGTTGATAATTTTTTTCATCAATGGTTCACCTCCCTTGATCCTATTTTTAAATTATCTATGTATGACATTACATGGTGTCCGAAACGGGTTAAATTAAAGCTCGTCCAAAACACAGACAATACAACCGCTGCCTGTGCTTCAAGCGCATATATCCAGGAACTTTGCCGGAGCAGTATAATAGCTACCGATATAATGCCCATAATGATTAATGCCATTATTTTCAGTCTTTTTCTTCTGGCGTCGGATAAAATGGGCGCCGAGGGAGAATCCACAGGTGCCAGTAGGATAATTAAAAATGTTCCTATCAGCACTGCCGCAATTGCCAGGCTATCAAGATATATTTGTTTAATATGAGACAGGTATGAGGCTGCCACCGATATAGACAAGAAAACCACTGCCGTGATCAAGGCACAGCGCCACGGCGAATTGGAATGTGCCCCCCCGGCGGTTTGTCTTAACATTGCCACCGTAATCAAACAGGTAATAATACCCGGCAATGTGCCGAAAAAAAGACCCAGCAAAAGTATATTTAAAGTATTAAAAATATTAATTAAAGTTACTTCAATAAAATAAGTAACAATTTCTTCTTGTTCATCTGAAATCCCTGTTCGTGCTGATAAATAGCCTGCTATGCGTTTACTGATTGGCAGGTAACTCATATTTTCCACCCATTCAGTACCGGTTTATTAATTTTGGAGATCAGCAAAGCTAGAATAAAAACTATTATGGCCTGCGGAAGTCCGATTAATATCCATAATAATTGATCAGTCGCTGCCGTTTGAAGGTTAAGATGGGTTAGTTTTGAAATAGCCAAATGAATAACTAGTTCGAGAAGTATTAAAATTAGTATACTTGATATGGTTACTATAAAACTTTTAACTGGTGATGTACGGGTTGTTTTAGAGATAAAAAGAACAATCATTAGAAGTACAGCTATTGTGTGAAGGCCAAGCGCAAAGGGTAAAAGCTTAATTGCCGAACCTATAATGGATATGATAGCCCCGCCTATTGCTATAGGAACCCACCGTAGGGGGATTCTTGCAAATGCTAAACTTAAACCAGTGGTAGCGATGGTTTCCGGAATGCCTTGCAATAAAAAAAGGATATCATTCACGACCTTATCTCCTTAATTTATGTACAGCGTTGATACTTACTCCCCTTATCCGGCCTGCCAGAAACGTGTAGCTTCAAGGGAAGGTAAATGTTTCATCCTTTATCACTTGTTTCTTGTTTCATTATTATATCACATTCAGCATAGTTGTCCATTTAGTATATTAAAAACTCAATATGCCCGAAAATAATACCCTTGGTAAAAAATTTATCAAGAAAAAAAACAATATCCTCAACTTAAAACCGTTTGCATATGGGCAATACAACCATTGGGGTAGTGGCACCAATGGTAAACTGTCCAAGGCCCGGGGCCGACAAGGTGGCCCGGATGGCCAGCGATGGCTATGCCTGCTATACATACCATGTTTGACGGGGATATTATATTGGCCATGTTAACCAACAAATTGTTCCGAAACCGGACCCGGAAAAATAGTTTTCGACTTTGCGCGTTTGGGGCAAGAAAAAGCGCTTTAGTAGAACGATGATGTTCTATTAAAGCGCTTTTATTAAATATTAGTTCCTTTATGTCCGAATTGTAACAAAAATGTAATAAAATACATAAATTGGTATCGTAAGTATAAAATCCAAAAGGAGGCCATAAAAAATGTACGAAGTTGATGCTGTTGCAGCGGAAAAGTTTATCAAGAAAAAGGCATTGGATGTTAAGGCTACCGATCAGGCATTGTGTGATAACACGCCCGTTACACCGACACCGATAACAACGGCCATTGCCAAAATACCGGTTGTTCTTGCGGAGTTAACTGTACAAATTAACGTTGACGCAAAGATTAACCTACCTGAACCCGCTATAGAGATAAAGCGTGTAGGAAAGCGCTTAAAAGTTACCCAATGCCGGCTTTTGCAAAATACAAATAAATTATTCATCAGTGGATTTGTACGCAAGAACATTGAATACTCCACTCGTAAATCATCAAACCGCGATGGTATTTGCGGGAACATCAGTCACTGCACAGTTGATGTGCCCTGGAGCTGTGTAACAGCCGTAGATTTCAACGTTGGCACTCCGGCCCCTGCCTTATTTAACTTTGAAAATCAATTTGAATACTTGGTTGAACAAGATCTTGGTCCTAAATTCCCGGCCAAAGACCGGTTAATGTCCGGCGATCTGACCGAGTTAAACCAGGTGAGCACCGAATTTTTTAACGAATTGCCGTTTTGCGAATTAATCAGTGCCACCATTACCGAGTTTAATGAAGCAGTCAACCGTAAGGACCCGTACGGAGAGAATCCTTTCGAGGAATTCGAATTCACAAGCATCCAGGAAAAAATGGTTATTGATCTCACCCTTAAAATACTGCAAAATCAACAGGTGGAAATCAACGGTGTCAGCAACAATGGTTAAAGGGTAACTGCCCGGCAATAAAACCCGGCCTGTTTGGAGGAACCAAGATGATATTATCTTGGTTCCTTTTGATAACAGGTTTTTTGTTTGATTAAAGTCATGGTAACCAGGTTAACTTCAACAGTTGCCTTTTTGACCGGTATAACTCTGTGAACTTTGGCAGGTAGTTCGCAGGTTATTAATGGCTCTGTCTTATTATAAAATCTACCGGGTTTGTTTATTTTCCGCCGGGCTCGTGGAAGCAGTAAATCCAGTTTCATGCTGGATATTTTATTTAAGTCTTCCCTATCTTTTATTTCTATAACAATTGTTTCTCGTGAATTGCTAATATTCATATTGTTCTCCCTCCTTTTATCTCTAAATTACGCAATCAATGGTAGGTCATAGCTGTCCTATATTAAGCATTGTATGTACTTGAGGCAAGGATTTTTTTGTAACGCAATTCGGGGAATAAGAATATTTAATTATTATATGCAAAGTAAATTACAGGAGTCTATTATGGGGGGGTATTCTAA contains the following coding sequences:
- a CDS encoding bifunctional diguanylate cyclase/phosphohydrolase, giving the protein MITEEERQRKLYEYITITHILCLLIFVIAFILSDFTIFPRNYFYPFANIVFFLLFCLIGLIIVVLYITRVRLLPGFSTPLSYVDIIYFALPLVLAISTLFISHKTFSYSEAILLLPILITASVLGKIPGILMASLCSLVLIAYQITFEPGAISISTALESILIYISLMFIVGWFIGGLADLETKHRAHLNEIANTDMLTGLYNHRYFQDKLKEYFKTVSRENPLSLIIIDIDYFKNYNDSFGHLEGDHVLMIIGGLLKENIKEGFAARYGGDEFIVLLPGCDGNDAVRVAENITKLVESKGFYGEEYQPGGKITISCGIATSPAHGITRKELIKHADYALYKAKSFHKNKVELYFSVFEDLDINENERELFNSIRTLISVINAKDRYTFGHSERVTDLSIKIGQRLNLPENEMKLLKYAASLHDIGKIEIDRDILNKPEALNDIEWNILKQHPRWGSDIVKPVTQLVPISAIILHHHENYDGSGYPDGIKGQAIPLAARIIRIADSYDAMTSHRVYRKNMTPGEAVEEIKRCSGTMFDPKLVEVFIEITKSEK
- a CDS encoding cyclic lactone autoinducer peptide, yielding MKKIINKLCYFSVTAMLFITTIIATPTCIAWHYQPEVPKALRK
- a CDS encoding accessory gene regulator ArgB-like protein — its product is MSYLPISKRIAGYLSARTGISDEQEEIVTYFIEVTLINIFNTLNILLLGLFFGTLPGIITCLITVAMLRQTAGGAHSNSPWRCALITAVVFLSISVAASYLSHIKQIYLDSLAIAAVLIGTFLIILLAPVDSPSAPILSDARRKRLKIMALIIMGIISVAIILLRQSSWIYALEAQAAVVLSVFWTSFNLTRFGHHVMSYIDNLKIGSREVNH
- a CDS encoding CsxC family protein — translated: MYEVDAVAAEKFIKKKALDVKATDQALCDNTPVTPTPITTAIAKIPVVLAELTVQINVDAKINLPEPAIEIKRVGKRLKVTQCRLLQNTNKLFISGFVRKNIEYSTRKSSNRDGICGNISHCTVDVPWSCVTAVDFNVGTPAPALFNFENQFEYLVEQDLGPKFPAKDRLMSGDLTELNQVSTEFFNELPFCELISATITEFNEAVNRKDPYGENPFEEFEFTSIQEKMVIDLTLKILQNQQVEINGVSNNG